Genomic DNA from Corylus avellana chromosome ca4, CavTom2PMs-1.0:
ATTCCATGAAACTAAGTTTCTTGTCAGCATTCCATCAAATGTCTGACGTGCATATACGATATCCCGACAAGAAGCATACATATGAATCAAAGAATTCTGAATAAACCTATCAGACTCAAACCCAGTTTTCACGACATGGGCGTGCACCGCCGCCCCAAGTTCCCGCTTCAAAAGGCGCGCCGACGCCTTCATAAGAAAAGGGTACGTCAAGTAATCCGGCGGGATGCCAACACGCaacattttaacaaaaactgATATCGAAGGATTTGGATTTTTGCTGTTTGAGTAGCCTCTTATGATAGTGTTCCAAACAAAAGTTCTTGGACTGGAAAGCTGCAAAAATGCCCGGTAGGAGTACTCGATGTCACCCCAATCAGAAAGTGcagagaaagaaataatttttgacacaaaaGGGTCATCTTGGGAGAGACCAAGAGTGGTTATGAGAGCATGAATTTTCTTTAGCTCAAGCATCGATTTGCATTGATCAAAAATGGAAATCAAAGTTTGGTTTACATTGGCATTTTTACAAGGCAATGACAGATTCAACATTTACTGGTAAAGGGGTAAAGCTGTTGGTGGAACACTTTCAAATGCTTGACCAGTTGGAGGGAAGGCATGACAATATTGCCAAACGGCAAAGAGCTACAACAGACATTAGACACTTCTATCTCAGATTCCCAAGCCCTTTCGGGTTGTAGGAAAGCTGGGCCAATTCCAGGGCTGAATTGCTTGGGCTTGgatcaaaaaatttattagccCACCAAGAAAAAGGCACATTTCCTTGGGAACATGTCATCTCCGGTTTAAATAAACTGGATAGTATTCAGTTCGTTATATCTTAtgggtatttttatattttcacttttttatgagacaaaaatacctctaaaatataattaactaaatattctacaaatgaactggagagaatCTTAATTCATTTCCTTGAACTAGTTTATAAcacaaacttgaatttttaGCAAGAAGGCCCAGAACTGTGCCTACTACCAACAACATAtacgagtaatgttagaagcCTAAAgtcttttttatgttctttttgtgTCCCCGAGAAGGCACCATTTTTCAAACTAGTTCTTTTGTCTCACATTTGGTATACaatcattgattttttggttGAGGGACCACACTACATTAGCTAAGGCTCGAGGGGATAATGGGGTgatacatataattaatttagtttCCCACGACAAAATTCTTAAACATCCTCCTTTTTTCTATTATTGTTCACCAGTATCACACATCTTAAGCTAATGTCaaatatgttaattaattgtTCGATTATAAGATATCATAAGATGACATGAACATGCTtgatatcatttatttattactttctTCTATCCTTAGTAagtactctctctctttcttttttcagttttttaatttttttaatttttaattttaaagtaaacaataaaaaagGTCTCCAAATCGATCCagacaaaacagaaaattaaagtTAACTGCATGTCCATGACAGTTTGGAAACCtacctaaaaaacaaaaacaaaaacaaatgtctCCAGTTCCCACAATCCCACATATATACCATTTATGCTCCCTACCCTTTCTACATGTCCATGGAAACATCGAAACACTTGGCCATGGCTCCCATATAACTACCATAGCTCCACTTTACTCTTTCCCCTCCGGCATATATACCACCTCcaagagaaataaagaaagaacaAGTCCTTCTGTATACAGAGCTAGCTAGCCATGGGAACAGATCGAGAGCTAGACATAGCATATGGCTACAAAACCAGGCCTTCGTCTCTCTTGAGCTCCATTTTCATGTCCACGGTCAACAGAGCCGCAAAGACGCTCGTTTCCGTGGCGAAAACTGAACAGGCGGAGAAGTGGAAGGCCACGGACCATTTGCGCTTTGTGGTCATGCTAATGACTTGGCTCACTGTGTGGGTTCTTAGGGTTCTGATGGATTACTTCCCTTGCTCTATAGGCCCCCCTCCTCAATATCTCCTTGCAGGCTTCCCGTCCGTTGGATCATTCGACTTGTCATCTTCATCATCCCTAATGCCTTCCTTTCCTTCGTTGGATTTGGTTGTTCATGAAGGACTTGATGGACCGTCCGTCCAAGCCCTTGGGAGAGCGCTCTCACAAGTAAGCCtacttgaaaaaattaatttattcttcTCTTCCAACACAATTCCTGCAAAGTAATAGATAGAAAATTGTGGTCAAAGTGTTGACTATTGGGCTTGGgcattattttgtttgatttattgttatattataattttcgAGCTGATCATCATCAATCCCGAGACAAATAGAAGAACTTTTGTTGGTGGGTCATCAATCCAAAATCTAATGATTAGAAGCCAGGGATTAGCTGATTGCTAGGTGGCAGTTTTGCATGCATTTGGGTACAGGTGGACTACATGCACCACTTTATAACTACTAGCCATGCCACGTAAGAACGGTACTCAAGCACTGGGTtccacctttctttttttcggAAAATTCACCGAAAACCCATACAACCATAATACAAACCATGTGTATATGGCAGAGTACGTGTTCTATTCTTATTGCCTGTTTTACGGTGTAGATACTTGCGCTCCTCAACGACATCCCGGCGACGTCCGGGAAATATCAATTTGCGATGGCGATGGCCGAAAGGGTAATGGACGAGAACGCCAGATACGGCCACGCGGCGCTTCTCCAGATCAATCGGATGGCCCTCGCTTCAGCATTCGCGCGTACTTCAAACCTTCTACACCGCGCTCTCGAACGCACACAAGCAGAAGATGACGACGACGCCAACTCTGGCGCGTGGACCGCACGCGTGATTCGGGCGCTTCCTATGGGGTCTTACTTGAGTAACTTGACCTCCTACATGAAAGGGTTCCGCGTTTGCGTAAACGTCATAATGTCTACTGTGGCCAATGCTGGCACGTGTCAGTTACAGAAGAAGAGGCAACTGGCGGGGGTAGCCAGTGAGAGGGAGGTGGAGGAGCTGATGGCGGAGAAGCTGGCTCAGGAGCTGCTGTGGATAACGACTAAGCTTAGGGATTATGGAGCCGTGGATGAAGCTTTGGTGCAATGGAGCTTTGCCTCTGGTCTagcctccctctctctctgttctaATGTTAGGGTCCAAGGCTTCATGGTCAAGATCTCAGGTAATCTTTCATCCCCCACCGCACATCATAGTATGTGTAGAAACTTTGTCTTCATTTTGTTGTCAATTTGGTGTTACATAGTAGAAATGAGGTAAATAAATTTATGAGCACTGATTGCGTATAAATAGCACTTAATTTTTGCCACCAAATTACGGACGAACAAACTAATAATAcggaaataataagataatgacACAGATATTTACGTGATTCGGTTTATAATTTACATTAACATGGGttggtctatgacctacatctACAAGATAAAACTCTAACGCTGCATTAAGTTCTTATTTCTCtagtaatatttacaatataacatattcatatttatatgAGAATCATGTTAGTATACAAATAGACTTCTCTGACTAAATTAGCTAAGTGGTAGTCTTTAATTATAACTAGACTTCAACTGTAACGCAATAATAGTCTTACTCAGTTATATTTTTTAactgtgactattattcttAAAGTCCATGATATACACTTACGCAAAATAGTTACATTCGGATTGCTATATGTTTCGTATCATGCTTATTAAAGTTTCCTTTTTGTTGTTGATCATAAGGCCCCACATAATGTACTACTACATGATGTGGGATTTTATTTACTAGATCTTATAGtgaagaagaataagaataatGAATTCATAATATTTGGTCTAAAtggaaataattatttttttttatactaatgTTTTGGGTCCGTCTtggtttgtgatttcaaaaaaacGCAATTAAACATTTGATTGTAGATTATCCACTAATCCTTTTACTCTCTCCCTCACATGTAGCCATACTATGCCGAGACCTGAGTGCTGGAGAAGGCATGGCAATTTCGAGCCAAGTGAAGTTCAGGTTGCTATTGTTTTGGCTGCCCTTATTTTGCCATGCAAGCAACGGGCTGGCATATCCTGTGCTGACAAGGTTTGAAAAGATGGAAGTAGAGAGAGCAATAGACGAAGTACTCTCCAGCTTGGCGGCAGGGGATCAAGAAGTCATCCTCACAAATTGGCTGCAGGATTTCGCCATAGCTGCTTCAGATTGGCCCAATCTCCAATTTTCTTACGATCGGTGGTGCCAATTTAGTCGTATAGTTGTTACATAAATTTGTGCAGAACATTTATATTTCTGGAGGTCCAAATCAATAACGACTGCATGCATGCTCGCGGCAGTCATATTAGTGTGTATGTTTTTTTAGTAATTACTTCtctctttgtgtttttctttttgtccttCTGCTGTTGTTAGTGTGTACGCTACCACGTACGTACGTAGTAGATCGATCAATAAGACCTCGACTTAATTAGGCCTGGcctgtttctttttatttcttgtttgttttaaaaCTCCACTTTGGCCAAATACAAAATGAATACacaaatcaataaataaatatagtcTTAATTGCAAAAATACATCGCCTCAATTCTGGACAGcatcaattaatatattttctgcCATATATATGATCAGCAACTTTCTGTTCAATCTAATTaacattctttttatttttttttgacatgtccgcacaactGTACAAGAAGGGGAAagtgattcgaactagtgacctccgcttcattagacgtggttccaaccgattgagctatctcttgaggACATCTAATTAACATTTGTTATAAGTGACTAATTAATTAgaactataaatatatatatatataaaataaataagaaccCAAACTAAGAATTGCTACATTTTTCATGAGGGTAATCATttttgaaattagaaaaaaaaaaactgtcatttgaaaattttaaaattatcgatGACATTCAAAGCCAGAGCTTGACAAGGACTACGGGCCTGAGCCGTTAGATTAGCATGTTGGGCATTTGGTCTAGTGGTATGATTCTCGCTTAGGGTGCGAGAGGTCCCGAGTTCAATTCTCGGAATGCCCCTGCTTTTTagaggtttttgtttttttatttactttgcTCAATTATTTTGCTAGATGGCTCAATTTCATTGGGCAGAATTAGTAAACCGAAACCGGTGTAATTTACATAGGAGCATAGCCGATCGCAGTCCACCTTTACACTCCACAatacttaaataaataattaaccctcaaaaaaagaaaaaaatttccagTTCCCACATCAAATTTCCTCTAAACAGTAGACACCTACTTTCTCTTGCCGTCTGGGTCTCAGATTCTTGAATAATTCCTTATTCCACCGAattgctttttaattttgatcTCCTCCAATCCCTTGGCTCTTCTTTTGTTTGTCtctcttgctttctttctttctttctatctttctttcCATGGAGAACgacaacagcaacagcaacagtAACAACGCCAAGGCGGCTACCGGGGGACCCAAACCAAACACCAACAACCACAATAACGACGACGGCCAGGAGTACGATGAGAACCCTAATCATACGAATGCTgaggaaaaacaagaagaagaagaacatagagtagaagaagaagaagaagatgatgatgatggtggtgagGAGAAAGAGGGACGTGGATCCGACGTGGAGCAGCCTCCTCAGCCGCCGTCTCAGCCCTCGAGAACGCCCTTTACTAATCTCAGTCAGGTCGATGCTGACCTCGCTCTCGCTCGTACCCTTCAAGAACAGGTCCCTCCCTCCACTTTCTCcaatttcttttgctttgtttgtttttcaaattttattcttGGGGGCTCAATGAATTGGTCTTCTTGGAGCTGAATTTCTACAATCAGTTAGATTGAGACTAATGCCGTGGTTGGAAAGTACTGAGCTCGATTGACTATTTGTTAggtgcttttttcttcttttttcagaaATCAAACACAACTCACTACGTAATCAGTTTCGTGGCTTGGAAGTTATCCCATTATTGAATTCAATGAAAATGGCAATTTAGGTTCTGTTTGGTTCTTGAGAAAATATTgggagtattttgtgttttggttcCTGATCTTTGAAACCCCAATCAAACGtattattccaattttattttgccCTCGGCACACGAAAAGTAGGGTTAGTGTCTTATCTCAGTGTTGCTTGCTCGTCTCTTTGATTTCTTACTGGTAATTGAGTGCTGTCGATTGTTTTGTTATGGTTTTCTTGTACGCTTGTGGTTTAATTGGTGTTGTTTGGGTTATGGAATAGGAAAGGGCATACATGATGCTTAGAATGAACAATGAAGGGAGTGATTATGGAAGTTGGGAAGCAGGAAGCTATGTgcatgatgatgaagatgattttGAAGATCCCCATAATGACACTGAtggggatgatgatgatgatgacgacgaGGAGGCAGTGGAGAGATATGGAgttgatgttgatgatgatgaagatgcttTCGATGTGCATGCTCATGAAGAAGCTGGGGAGGATAATAACCCCATTATTGAATTCGACCCAGCTGTGTTTTCAAGTGACGAGGCCTACGCAAGAGCCCTGCAGGATgctgaagagagagaaatggctGCTAGATTGTTCGCCCTTGCAGGGATAAATGATCGTGAGTTTTCTGGGCTATTATAGCACTCTGTTATATATTGCTTCTCTGAAGTTCTTAATATTTTGCAATGGATATAACTTCTATAACTGTTTGGGGGTGGCAGGGGAAGCTGATTACATAGAGGATCATGGTGGTAACTCTCAGGTATCCATCTCTATCACAGTGGAAGCAGAATAGGCATGGTTTTGTTTCCACACATTGCAAGCATGCCCACATGCTTGCACATGCACACAAGCGCACTCACACACACTCAGCTCAGCAGTCTTAATCTCACCCATTTACATATGATTATAGCCTAGTATCGTGTAAAGAATAATCCTTTTTTGATCATGATCTATTATCCCCTTATGATTAGGGAGTAGATAGGCGTTATACATATGTTGGATAGGATAGGAATTCTTATACTTCAATTCAATATCCATCTATTTCTTTATGCAATAGATAAGTGAGAGGTTGGTAGAATCAACTCAATTGTATGTATAGATAGGTATCAGCACTATTCTAGTGGTGGAATGGCAAGAAGAGGGATTTTTAAATAGAGTTTTAgtgatttaaattttgaaaagtgctTTTGCACTCAAACTGAGTTTTTTGTTATCATAATACAGACTGAGATGGTTCAAGTCTCAGTAAATTGATACAACCCATAGGTCTAGTAAAAACTCAAAACACTCTCTCTAGTGATACATGAGATTTTGATGTCGTAAGCTGCTCTTATGCTGTGAGCATTCCTCTCCTGCCTGGACTGACCATTATTTGGCTTATCAAAGTGAGCTTGAAAGTAGTAGAAGCATGTCTTTTTAGTTGAACTTTCATCTTCTGTCTTTCCCTCTTATTTCTAAAATGTTCTGTTTTTGCCTAGAAATAGATTAGCTTGTGATGAGAACCAACTAAATCCCTGAGATTAAAGTTCAATTTGAATTTTACTTGATGAGTTTCAGGAGAACACGCTTACCATGGTAGATCTCTTGGCATGCTTTAGaatcaaaacatttttagaTAAGCAAGACAAACGTAGTATGTTCGATATAACAATCCTTTGACTCCTAGTATAAACATGAGTTTCCAAAAAGATTTATGCCAATGATACGCAAAAATTGactctttgttatttttgccAATCACCCATATTGTGGCAGAGATTGAGGAGCATGGGGGCATATTCAATCTCATCTGGAAAATCTGAATGGATAAATTATTCTGGGGTGTTATGAATGGCAAATATCGGCTAAAAAGAATGTGTAATGCTATCATGCTCCATAATATGGGATTTACAATACAAGCATGTGGAAAAGTCACAAAGAGGTTTAATTTATAGGTGGCAAGACAAGGGACAAACGGTGCTAGAAACCTAGAAGTTGATGTATAATGGTATTCACTATTCAGGGCAAATATGAGaagttatatttttgttatattgcTAACACGCTATGCTCAATTAGATGGTACTATTGGAATTTCCGAGTGGTTTGACTGTTTCCTCCATATGGATGGatctgtttcttttttaatatgggTCATAAATGTGCATAGACCAAATATATGCACTCGCTTGATCACATGGCTGCGGGATCTGGCCTCTGGTGGTTTTCAAATTTACATAGTTAAAGTACGTTGTCTTGACATTCAGATCTCAAACATGTTTGTTGGAGCTGCTATAATTTCTGATATGCGTCTGAGTGTGCGCTGGCCTGCCTTCCTGTATGTTTATCAGCATGTTTTTCCTAGTATTTTGCTGTTATATGTCCGTGTGAGTGCGGGCATACCTTCTATGTTTCTCTAGTATCTTTCCTAGCAATGTTAAGATTGAGCCTGTAGTGACAATTGTAGCAGGTCCTATGGGCTATGGGAAACTCAAAAGTCTCGGTTTAATGAAGTATGTTTGTCATTCAATTAGCTGATGCATATCTCCTTACTCCATATAGACTGCAAACAGTTTAGAATGTaacacttataaaaataaaaataaaagtttaggATGCAACTTCTTcacccctcccaaaaaaaaaaaaaaacagtatgcCCTAAGTATCCGCTGGTAATGTTCTTTGAGTTCCTTTAAATGAAATTGcaataatttgatcaaaaggTATTGAACAATATAAATTATCTGATCAATATGCATTAAAAGAGTGCTTAAACCCTAAGAGGTTGGCTTTAGTGGTAAGAGCCTTCGTCTTTGTGGTAGTCCATGAAGTCTAAGGTTCGAATCTCCTTGGTACAACCAATTCCTTGGGGCTAGCCCGCCGAATACCCGATCTGTGTTGAGGGGGCGCTTTACACGGGTTCGAGGTTAACCTAACAGGGGTGGGTACACAAAGTGGCTTTGAAAGCCCAATGCTTAGTGAGATGCAACTTGGTATTCCCTGAGCAAGTCACCTTTAGTGAGATGCAACTTGGTACAAAAGCATCCATTCTTTTACAATGTTTAAgctgaaaaaagaagaagaagaaagacttCTTTTCagtttcatattaattaatagttCTATAGGTTGGTTATTTTCTTGTTGCGACAGTGgtttgcttttcatttatctttattgaattttgtaCATATTATTGTTTTTCAGCTTTATGACCATATAtgcttttttgataagtaataaaccaatcttattaaaagcaCGAGGTGCCCCTAAGTACATtgaaagtatacaaaaggagtcacctaactagaaagttttactatatatgtttttttttgataagtcttttactatatatgttatacTATATATGTTATCACTTACAACTTACAATTAGAACTCTAAAGGGCATGAAAGGAATCCTAACCttgcttcttcatcttcttgctATGTTTACTAGTTTGGACTTTCAAATATTAGGAACATATTTATCTTTAATAATTGATGCATTTTGACATCAACATATTTGGTATAGCCATGTGCTTGATGGGTTGACTCGGATGCCATGTACTTAGATATAgtattgttttctttatgtGAATTCTATTTGATGCTCTTGCCTAGCTTTGTGCTCTGCCTTTGTGCATAGGCTTTAGGAGATTCTGTTGATTAAGTTTGCCAACTTTAATAATGTCGTTTGGTCAATATTAATCAATGGCTTTCAAAATGTTTGAGATGATGAAATTCATTCGatttgcttcaaaaaaaaatttcttgtacTTCCTATGAGGCCTTGCTTTCTTTATGTTTGATTAGAAAATCTCTCTATTCTTAGATTCCTTGCTTTCTGTATTTTGGTTATCTTTTCTCAGTGTAATCCAAATGAATATTTTCCTAAGATACTTTTGCCGGAATGTGATGATTATATGATAATTTTCTTGACTGGCTCTTGCAATTAGTCTAGCCAATTATATTGCATCAAAGGATGTATTATATTTATGGGgttcttttttcatttcaataatTAGGGCTTGGTCTTTTATTTATACTCTGACAACGTCAAGATTTTCAGCCCTTTAGCTTTTGTTTGTTGAATTAGTAGGTCAGTGCTCATGTCGTTGCAATGGGACTGGTAAAAAGCTTGCTTTTTAAGGACTAACTGTGAAGTTTGTCTTATTTATTAGTTATTAGTAATTAGTAATTAGATGTTACTATTACTATTACTACTGCTGCTGCTGCTACTACTAAAGCCTACTATTactattattaattatttgtttattttgtgtaTTATTTTAGTCTACTTTACATCAATTCATTTGCCTACTTTTTACAGGACACATGGGAGGAGGTTGACCCCGATGAACTGTCCTATGAGGTAAACTGGGTTTGGATCCTAGTGCCTTTGGTGgagttctttatttttattttttttcgttctCTTAGTATGAATTTAATTATCTCAGGAGTTGATAGCACTGGGTGAAATAGTTGGGACGGAGAGCAGAGGGCTTTCCGCTGATACAATTGCCTCTTTGCCTTCAGTAAATTACAAGTCAGGAAGCAGTCAGAATGGAAGCAATGATTCGTACGCTCAATAAACGATTTCTTTTTTGAAGGTTATATACCAGTTTTGCTATAATGAATTTTATGTGCTTCTGTTTCAGCTGTGTCATTTGCCGGTTGGACTATGAGGATGGTGAAACATTGACATTGCTTTCCTGCAAACATTCCTACCATTCTGAATGCATTAATAATTGGTTGAAAATAAACAAGGTATGCTCATATACTTTTGATTTTTACATTCCCTATAAATACACTAAGCATAGTTCTGTGAAGAAACTTCTGGGTAAATTAATGTTTCATTATTATTCCCTCAGAGGCCATAATAACTGcagatttgggtttttttagtGCATGATTCATTCGAGTTCTGATTGTACTGGTTTTCCTTACCTTTGTTATGCATTTGTGGCTTTTTTTAGATGTGCAAGCCTTGGTTGATGGATTCTTAAGTGTTTTGTGGTTCCATACTAATCAAAAGTTGTTGGTTCCATGCAAGATTTTATCTTGTTTCCCCTAATTCTTCAGAACCAAGAAGAATACTAATGTTGTTATTGCGTGGAATGTTCTGCTAGTGTGCAGTGAGCTAATGAAATGAAACTAATGTGGCATGGCTGCAAAAGATAGGGAAACAGCGAGGTTTTGGCTAAAGAAGAGAGGGATGGCAGTGAGAATCACTCACTCA
This window encodes:
- the LOC132177683 gene encoding E3 ubiquitin ligase BIG BROTHER-related yields the protein MENDNSNSNSNNAKAATGGPKPNTNNHNNDDGQEYDENPNHTNAEEKQEEEEHRVEEEEEDDDDGGEEKEGRGSDVEQPPQPPSQPSRTPFTNLSQVDADLALARTLQEQERAYMMLRMNNEGSDYGSWEAGSYVHDDEDDFEDPHNDTDGDDDDDDDEEAVERYGVDVDDDEDAFDVHAHEEAGEDNNPIIEFDPAVFSSDEAYARALQDAEEREMAARLFALAGINDREADYIEDHGGNSQDTWEEVDPDELSYEELIALGEIVGTESRGLSADTIASLPSVNYKSGSSQNGSNDSCVICRLDYEDGETLTLLSCKHSYHSECINNWLKINKVCPVCSTEVSISGNS
- the LOC132179597 gene encoding uncharacterized protein LOC132179597 codes for the protein MGTDRELDIAYGYKTRPSSLLSSIFMSTVNRAAKTLVSVAKTEQAEKWKATDHLRFVVMLMTWLTVWVLRVLMDYFPCSIGPPPQYLLAGFPSVGSFDLSSSSSLMPSFPSLDLVVHEGLDGPSVQALGRALSQILALLNDIPATSGKYQFAMAMAERVMDENARYGHAALLQINRMALASAFARTSNLLHRALERTQAEDDDDANSGAWTARVIRALPMGSYLSNLTSYMKGFRVCVNVIMSTVANAGTCQLQKKRQLAGVASEREVEELMAEKLAQELLWITTKLRDYGAVDEALVQWSFASGLASLSLCSNVRVQGFMVKISAILCRDLSAGEGMAISSQVKFRLLLFWLPLFCHASNGLAYPVLTRFEKMEVERAIDEVLSSLAAGDQEVILTNWLQDFAIAASDWPNLQFSYDRWCQFSRIVVT